From the genome of Solibacillus sp. FSL H8-0538:
GTTAATGCATAGCAAATTGCAGACAAAAGTGCCCATACAAAGCCAGAACTAAAGAAATCCTCTAGAGACGTAAAATTATCAATCCCTACGATGAAAATACTACCAACGAAGCAGATTAAAGTTGCGAAAATCGAATACATGCCCATTTTTTCAGCGAGTAAAACGGCACCAAAAATAAGGACGAAAATCGGTGCTAAATTATAAATGGAAATCGCTATCGAAATGGACATTTGCTCGAATGCTTTAAATAAAAACACCCAATTCGATACGATGAACACACCGCAAATAATTGTTTTGCCTAGTTCTTTTTTATCCCAAACTTCTGTTTTATGTCCTCCAGTAACAAACCACATGCCGCCAAGAAATAGCGTCGCACAAATACAACGTACGAACACGAGCTCCACAGCAGGGATTCCTGTATGAATGGTGAAAAAACCAATGGATCCAAAAATGGCCATTGCTACACACAATTTTATCATAGCTGCCACGTTCATATTATAACCTACCTTCATGTCAAATACGCATTTAACTATAACAAAAAATAGTGTGCAAGGGGTATTTTTTCTGAAAAATTGGATAAATAAAAGCTGCATACTCTTTATTTATTAAAATTGACTAATCGTAAAAACGGATAAGTGGAATGCAGATATCCTAGTTTTAGCAACTTAATACACAACAATTCCAATAATAAGACCACATAATACAATAATCCATGGTGGTTGTTTAAAGCGGACGAGCAGTAAAAATAACAAACATGCAAATAAGAAATCTTGGCCGTTGTGAATCGTTTCGGAGAGTATCGGTGTCACAAAGGCTGCAGCTAATATACCCACAACAGCGGCATTCATACCGATGACCGCACCTCGTAGTTTTGGATTGCGGCTCATTTCATACCAAAAAGGAAAAGCTCCTAGAATTAGAAGAAAAGCGGGTAGAAAAATGGCAAACGTTGCAAATAAACCACCTAATGGACCATTCGTGACCGTGCCGATATATGCGGCAAATGTAAATAATGGTCCTGGCACGGCTTGCGTTAAACCGTAGCCGGCTAAAAATTCAGAAGCACTTAGTATGCCACTTGTAACAAATTGTGTTTCCAACAGCGGTAATACAACATGTCCACCCCCAAAAACAAGGGCACCAGCAGTATAAAATTTCTCAAATAAATCAAGCCAATAGTAGTTTGTAGTGTTTGTGATAAAAGGTAACCCAATAAGTAATAGGAAGAATAAACAAAGGAGAAAGCCCCCAAGTTTTTTCGAAATTGGCACTGCAATGTTCGTGAGTGGTCCAACAGTTCCTTTAAATAATAGATACCCTAATACAGCAGCAATAACGATAACTGCTATTTGTGTAAAAGGACTTTTAAGTAACAAGAGTGCAATTAATGCTATTCCAGCTAGTGTGTAATGTTTCCATGTAGGGAGTAATTTCTTTGATAAATCCAAGATAGCTTGTGCCACAATGGCGACTGCGACAAGTTTTAATCCTTGCACCCAACTGAAATCGAATGAATCTGACATCAGCAACATAGCAAATACGATGAGAACAACTACAGATGGCATTGTAAAGCCTAGGAAAGAAACGATACTCCCTATAATGCCTCCCCGAAGTAAGCCAATACCCATTCCCACTTGACTAGAGGCTGGTCCTGGTAAGAATTGACTAAGTGCCACTAAGTCGGCATATTGTGCATCGGTTACCCATTTGCGCTTTTTGACATATTCATTTTGAAAATAGCCTAAGTGTGCTGTTGGTCCACCGAAAGAGGTACAACCTAATTTCAACGAAACCCAAAAAATTTCTAATAAGTTTTTCATCTAAATCCTCCTTATATTAGTAAGAATATAGGCTTCGAACTTATCGTAGTGTAAATTTTATGTAAAAATTACTGTGTTAAAAGAATAATGTTGTTGAAAGTGCCGGGGAAAACGCTCATTCACCTTTCAAGGGGACAAACATTTAATCAAACTGCTAACACTCAAAAAAGTTATTTGAGCAATTCTTTATTATGATGTAGATTGTAATGAAGAGAAATCAGAAATTTATTTTGAAATAAAATTGATAATAATACATCCGTATTTACTAGTAATATTACTTAAACTCGTTTTCTTCATATTGTTTACTTTAATACCGGTTGTTACCAAGTTATTGAAATAATCACTAGGGTAAATCATTCATAGAACAACTAAAGGATGCGCTATCTCATTACGAGTAATACGCCTCCTTGTTTATTACTATTAAGCAAAAGCTACATCAAGAATCATCATCACTGTAAATCCAAGCATTAAACAAATTGTTGCTAAATCACCATTTCCATTTTCTTGAGAACCAGGGATTACTTCTTCTACGACAACGAAAATCATTGCTCCCGCAGCGAAGGCTAATGCAAATGGGAGAATCGGCGTCATAAAGGATACAGCTACTACACCTATTACTGCAGCAATCGGCT
Proteins encoded in this window:
- a CDS encoding DMT family transporter; this translates as MNVAAMIKLCVAMAIFGSIGFFTIHTGIPAVELVFVRCICATLFLGGMWFVTGGHKTEVWDKKELGKTIICGVFIVSNWVFLFKAFEQMSISIAISIYNLAPIFVLIFGAVLLAEKMGMYSIFATLICFVGSIFIVGIDNFTSLEDFFSSGFVWALLSAICYALTMFTSKTIHGLSAYALTFVQTIVGIIMLFPLCDFTVFSGLTTSNWIYILGTGIIHTGFVYYLFFDSIRNLSTVVVSVLVFVDPVVAILLDAILLSFRPSLLQTFGILLIFGSILYTVFSPEQKVVVHEQEKGASS
- the chrA gene encoding chromate efflux transporter; its protein translation is MKNLLEIFWVSLKLGCTSFGGPTAHLGYFQNEYVKKRKWVTDAQYADLVALSQFLPGPASSQVGMGIGLLRGGIIGSIVSFLGFTMPSVVVLIVFAMLLMSDSFDFSWVQGLKLVAVAIVAQAILDLSKKLLPTWKHYTLAGIALIALLLLKSPFTQIAVIVIAAVLGYLLFKGTVGPLTNIAVPISKKLGGFLLCLFFLLLIGLPFITNTTNYYWLDLFEKFYTAGALVFGGGHVVLPLLETQFVTSGILSASEFLAGYGLTQAVPGPLFTFAAYIGTVTNGPLGGLFATFAIFLPAFLLILGAFPFWYEMSRNPKLRGAVIGMNAAVVGILAAAFVTPILSETIHNGQDFLFACLLFLLLVRFKQPPWIIVLCGLIIGIVVY